A window of the Thalassophryne amazonica chromosome 11, fThaAma1.1, whole genome shotgun sequence genome harbors these coding sequences:
- the LOC117520610 gene encoding leucine-rich repeat neuronal protein 4: MTSLCRTVALLLLFIHSHLFTQALPTSPPATRRPQILFVTAMDFVDDYYYDGDSHSDSTPPRIRASVRPPLLLHEPQLCQYNPCLENQEPCAHLSAQTGCLCPGMTGIDTPPHAPRIQQLLPISEGDDAGKVEVRWCAPSSAVSGYRVVVEGRGGDAMEFGEALRRGTVGSLEVGTKVCVEAVNLAGHSVPTEFSCMRYNPPESSNHMLAGVIGGGVAFLLLISIVAVILWKYQTCVKGKRDSTEGLGNPSYTTEGHL; this comes from the coding sequence ATGACCTCACTGTGCAGGACCGTGGCTCTGCTTCTCCTTTTCATCCACTCCCACCTCTTCACTCAAGCTCTCCCGACTTCACCTCCTGCCACTCGACGTCCACAAATTTTGTTTGTAACCGCTATGGACTTTGTTGATGACTACTATTACGATGGTGACTCGCACAGCGACAGCACCCCTCCCAGGATCCGAGCTTCTGTGAGGCCACCCCTGCTCCTCCATGAGCCCCAGCTCTGCCAGTACAATCCCTGTCTGGAGAATCAGGAGCCCTGTGCCCACCTGTCAGCACAAACTGGGTGCCTCTGTCCTGGAATGACTGGGATTGATACGCCTCCACATGCACCACGAATCCAACAATTGCTGCCCATCAGTGAAGGGGATGATGCAGGGAAGGTGGAGGTACGCTGGTGTGCTCCATCCTCAGCAGTGTCTGGTTACAGAGTGGTGGTGGAGGGACGGGGAGGGGATGCCATGGAATTTGGCGAGGCTTTGCGACGGGGGACAGTGGGATCTTTGGAAGTTGGAACTAAGGTGTGTGTAGAGGCGGTGAACCTTGCAGGGCATAGTGTGCCTACAGAATTCTCCTGCATGCGGTACAACCCTCCTGAATCTTCCAACCATATGCTGGCAGGGGTCATAGGGGGAGGAGTAGCCTTCCTTCTACTCATCTCCATAGTAGCTGTGATCCTGTGGAAATATCAAACATGTGTAAAGGGAAAGAGAGACTCCACTGAGGGATTAGGGAACCCGTCTTACACCACCGAGGGACACTTGTAA